Within the Vigna angularis cultivar LongXiaoDou No.4 chromosome 10, ASM1680809v1, whole genome shotgun sequence genome, the region ataataaattatattgcaaaaaatgttataaaagttgtaaaatataaaatgtaataaataacatttaaaatatgaaatgtatTAATGCACcataaatgtttaatatataaaataaaaataaccaacaatttgaggaaaaaaacaaagtttGCATTCTGTCACCTATTTGATGAGAAGAGAGTTACATTGTATCAGTTGACGAAATGAAAATTCCAAAGGAGTGTGTGGTCCAGAGGTAGTCACACGTGTGGAAAAGCGTGCCACCATTTCTCACATGACACCATTTCTCACATGACACCATCCTCACGTGACACCATTTCTCACACTCTTTCCCTCTCTTTATATTTCTCTCTATATCTCTGcacttcattttttcttctatctcttttCTGTGCTTCTCACCATGCACGTGCATTTCCTTTACCATCTTTTCTAGTTGTTCTTCTGAATTgggtctctctctctctctctgttttcTTGCTCACCTTGTTGAACTTTACCAGACTGTGAAGATGAGTTCACGATCTTTGAGGGGAAGTCGTCAGAGAAAGATGTTGCAGCTGGACCTGAACCTGGTGCCACCATTAGAGGATAACACTGTCCAAATCGATGTTGATTCAAATCAGAACGATGCAGATGATGACGACGTGGTTGAACTGTCACCAACTTCATTTGCTCAGGTTTGAAGTTCACTCATATTAACTAAATTAAGTTTAGTTTTCTCCGAAAAAGAGAAAGATCGGTTCCTGTTGATGACAGAGAACTAAGATGTTTGTTTCGATTTTGTTCAGTTTTGCTAGGAAGCACTAATTTTCTGTGTATGGTTCTGAGTTTTGTTGTGGTTTTTGTTGTCTCAGACTCGGAGCAATCCGAAGAGAAGGATGAAGAGGAGGAGCATTTATGATATAGGTAActctttattaatattttttcacagTGATGAAATCATTTTGGgatttcttttctaaatttttcttGTGTTATATATCATCATTTTGTCTTAGTTggtggtgttttttttttttattctgattGGATGTGTTGGTATATTGATAAGATTTCACACTTACAGATTATGACtataatgtatttattaaacCTAATAACATATAGCTGTGTATATAGATTGTGTGTTTGATATATAgatcttttaacttttaataaattatttcctTTTGCCCACTAAAAACAACAGTGTATatcagtgttttttttaatgttttttcatGTGACCTTGTTCCAAATCTGACATGATATGGGTACTATTATTTGGTCCTCACTGTGTTGTATTAATGagcaaaatttttatttttttctgtgaTTCTGTATGGGTATTGGTATTTTCATGAGATTGAATGGTTTGGTTTCTATTTTTCCTCATGAAGAAGTGATGATCCTTAATTTAATTGGCATGGTCACACtgtcaatttcaaatttataattagttttctaCAATTGAAAGAAAGACATTGTGGTgatgaatttttcttttctgaaataaattttaattttgaattgtttacttGAATGAGGGTAGTTTGATGGGTTGGAATGAGTTCCATTTCCTTACATGACCTTCACAAATTTTGCTTGTCTACTATCCTTTTCCTTACACCCTATTTTTCTTCACTATGTTTGTTCATTTTTGTGAGCAATTTGTGtctttgaaagaagaaaactgTTTCTATTTGTTCCATTGTCGATGAGAAGGTTTTATCTCTAATGAATAACATtatgattgatgaaatgcaaACTACCGGAGGATCAGCAAATGAGGAAAATAATAGATATTCATCAgcacatatatataaatgaatcaATCCATGCCCTTagatttatgatatatatagatatagatatttatatatatcattcatAACAGTAAATCCAACTTTAGAATGTGGAAAACCAAGAATGTTTGTGTAGAGTTTGCACATTATTTTTGTGGTATATAAGGTATTTGTATACGACTTGTCTACTGAAGCtgtttatttcatatatattcttGGTATAACTGGGTGGTTTAAGATCTATCATTCATGATCATTGCAGATGATGAGACTGGAGAATTGCCAAAAGAGATAGTAATTGACGGAAAAGTCTATAGAACTGTGGAAACTGGTAGCAGTTCTACGGTAATGAAATCTTCCAAGCCAAACTGCAGCTTAAGATTTCTGCGTTCCCTCACTTTAGTATtgattatgttttatgtttttgggTTGTAAGTTTCACGTCGACTaaaaataagatcaatttataatatataaataaatataaattttattttacagtcTAATTTTATGAAGTTGTATTAGACTTAAAGTTTTTAATGTGACATCAGCGTATTTATGATTAGATATTGGATCACtcattaatttattgatttttttttctctaggaagaaaatgaaaggaaaacaCCTGAACCTCCTAAGAAGCCGCCTGCACTTGACTGTCCAATATGTATGTCTGCATTTGAAGAACCGATGTCTACGAGGTGTGGTCATATCTTTTGTAGGTGTTGCATTAACACTGCAATAGCTGCACAGGGTAAATGCCCTACCTGCAGAAAGAAGGTTACAAAGAATCAACTCATAAGGGTGTTTCTTCCATCTCTTAGTTAAAGGTAATATAAAAACAACTGATTATCCACTATAGCCTTTTCATATCACTCTGACTTGCACTAGAGATGTCTGCCattgttttccattttttttttttggatatttttctCTGGGGTATGTGGAATTTAGCTAGTACAGcgatttaaatgaatatagggCATTTAAACATTTTCGTATGTTAGATGGTTTACATATGTaggaagtgaaaaaaaaaagtttatgttGTTTGGTTGAGCTAAATTAAAACAGTAATGATATGATTACGTTTGAgtgaatttttgtaatttttcaaaaaaaataaaataagtaaagataatgttaaataaatataaaattattgtgtgttaaagtatatttttcaaattaaaaatgatgtttAGGAACATGGAATAGCTTATATAATGTTGTAAGCAGtttcataagaaaaataaatcaaaatgaacaacaacaaaaactttcatttttagctttcaaaaattatttgaattagttTTGGTTGTTCTTTTTTATCATACAATTTCATAAACTTCACCTAACTCTTTTATAATTTGCATAACTTACTTGGAATATGAAAACCAAATACTTTTCGAACATTGTttcattaaagaaaattaaaagattcCTTAGTTTTTGCCCTAATTGGTTGGTGTcttgtcctttttttttcagGAGATCTCTGTGGCCAAGTCTAATTGAGGAGAATCACAAATACAAAAATGTAATCTCCAGATTTTTTAGTGGCTGCTTTATATTTGTTGTGGCAGAAGCCTATTGATTTTCACAAACATGATATGTTAGCTTAACAAGAACATTCACAAACCCAagtttttttaaccttttaactTTATTGGTGACTGAATACTCTTATGAGGAATTTATGGATTTGCAATTTGGTGATATAGTAttcctttattttattgtttgacCAGTACTAATTTTGACTCAAGATTATGTTTAGTTGCATTGGATTGGATAAAATGTTGTTTTCTAATCAACTTGGCAAATATTGTTGCAAAATGATTTGCTATGAGAGAAGAATACACAAGACCATAGGAATACAATTGTATTTAGAAATAGACAAAGGTTGGTGAGAAATTTTTTGGGATACggatgaaaaacaaaatatcaaaaccAAAATTTTCATACTCTGATTAATGTTTATGTCCAAAAACATGCATCTAATCTATCTTAAAATAGTTCAAAAGTGTGTTTAAAATAGAGGTCTCATATactatattactattatttttattttcattatgctatttgttattttgttaagtTCTTTAGGGAGTATCTTTGCAAAGGAAATGATTGTATTTTggatctataaataaatatatatatatatatatatatatatatatatatatatatatatatatatatatatatatatattttaaagagttAACGAGTACTATTAATAAGCCAAGAGAGATGCAAGGTACTTGGAAAGTTATTGAAGTAATTGTTGCCATGCTCATATaattctttattaaaatatgtaaaaccTTTCATAATATATTGAACGAAatcactaataataataataattaatatgatgtgtaaatgaataattttactCATGCATTATATCTTGATCTTTTAATTGCTTGCATGCAGAGAAGAGCATTAATAGAATtttgtgtttctctttttaaatCAACATGATTTTATTTCTCAAGATTCTTTGTCTGATTTGAATTACCTACTTTGCATGCTTAATTGCcaattgatttctttttattttatttctttttaatccgatttttctattttatcataATCCGGTTGAATCCATGGAAGCAATAAATTATGATAATAGAGAGAATATAAAACTTGTCCTTTATGATATCAAAAAGATGCCTCTAGACAAATTACAATTCACCAGTAATAGTATCTCTCTCTATTCAATATGATGGAtgaattaattatgttatagAAATTTTGAGTCCAGATATTTTCTAGTGagtttttgatattttcttttattatgctttcaaaatacacttatttaatatattaaaagagttaaaatattttaaatatcaaaattaatgtaattaagaAACAGATAAAATGCACAATacacaaaaagaaaagcaataaaaaaatacaaattcatgaagatttaataaaatactcATATATGTATTTTCAATCATATTTTTTAGCTAGaagatttaataaaatactcATATATGTATTTTGTAGCATTAGTATGCATAAAGGCACTTGATACGTCCatcaaaaactgaaaacaatccttttaaacaaaatgtaaaataatttttttttatctgttagtTTTATTAATAAGAGGATTTAAACTTACAACCTTTTCTATCTATCCTGTCAAACTTTTCAAATTAACCTTATATCTTCTAAATATTCACAATCCCCCATTTCAACCTTGTaactcttaaaataataatttactaGTAAAATGTaccacaaaatttattttataaaagtaatacaAAAAGCTAATTAAATATCCAAGATTATGTATTGCTTGTTAAAAACTCATGAAAATAATATTCTCAACGGGTCTTATACACCAGCactgcacaaaataaaatattttttttcagtaCATCATAGGTTTAAATTGTTTCCAcagttcatttttttaataaaatgagatCTTCAGACTTACTAAGCCTAAAGAAAATGGTTTAATTTATTCAAACTTGGAAGTACAAAGTACCAAGAGAATCCTAAATAATCATCTATTCGCTTAAACACTTCAAAAACTCTAGATCAAGAGTCATATATCCTCT harbors:
- the LOC108335522 gene encoding E3 ubiquitin-protein ligase complex slx8-rfp subunit slx8; its protein translation is MSSRSLRGSRQRKMLQLDLNLVPPLEDNTVQIDVDSNQNDADDDDVVELSPTSFAQTRSNPKRRMKRRSIYDIDDETGELPKEIVIDGKVYRTVETGSSSTEENERKTPEPPKKPPALDCPICMSAFEEPMSTRCGHIFCRCCINTAIAAQGKCPTCRKKVTKNQLIRVFLPSLS